A stretch of the Dechloromonas sp. TW-R-39-2 genome encodes the following:
- the glmM gene encoding phosphoglucosamine mutase — translation MSRKYFGTDGVRGRVGQAPITPDFVMRLGYAAGKVLMESRKMPAGERPSVLIGKDTRLSGYMLESALEAGFSAAGVDVCLVGPIPTPAVAYLTRALRLQAGIVISASHNPYYDNGIKFFSAQGTKLPDEVESAIEAGIDQPMVCVPAAELGRATRIDDARGRYIEFCKSTFPNDLDLRGLKIVVDCAHGAAYHTAPSVFHELGAEVVAIGAQPNGLNINDGFGATAPRALCDAVLANRADLGVALDGDADRIQMVDAEGNLYDGDQLLYAIVRGRARQGQVDGVVGTLMTNLALEHALGKMNIPFARAAVGDRYVVEMLNTKGWLFGGENSGHILVLDRHSTGDGLVAALQVLAAMRQSGEDLKSLLGGLSLYPQKLINVPVSKGFSWKEDPEIMAGLAMVESEISGRGRVLLRASGTEPLLRVMVEGDDAVLVQSAAEKLAEIVRRAAH, via the coding sequence ATGAGTAGAAAATATTTTGGTACTGACGGCGTGCGTGGCCGTGTTGGTCAGGCGCCAATCACGCCGGATTTTGTCATGCGGCTTGGTTATGCAGCCGGCAAGGTGTTGATGGAAAGTCGCAAAATGCCAGCTGGTGAGCGCCCATCCGTGCTGATCGGTAAAGATACCCGTCTGTCGGGGTATATGCTTGAGTCGGCGTTGGAGGCCGGATTTTCTGCGGCGGGTGTTGATGTCTGTCTGGTTGGGCCGATTCCGACGCCGGCCGTGGCTTATCTGACGCGCGCTCTTCGGCTGCAGGCCGGGATTGTTATCTCGGCATCTCATAATCCGTATTACGACAACGGGATTAAGTTCTTTTCGGCACAGGGCACCAAGCTGCCTGATGAGGTTGAGTCTGCCATCGAGGCGGGTATCGACCAGCCGATGGTGTGCGTGCCGGCTGCTGAGTTGGGGCGGGCTACCCGCATTGATGATGCGCGCGGCAGGTATATTGAGTTCTGTAAAAGCACCTTCCCAAACGACCTGGATTTGCGCGGTCTGAAAATTGTGGTTGATTGCGCGCACGGTGCTGCCTATCACACGGCGCCCAGCGTTTTTCATGAGTTGGGTGCAGAGGTTGTTGCAATTGGCGCTCAGCCCAATGGCCTAAATATCAATGATGGTTTCGGAGCGACTGCGCCTCGTGCCCTGTGTGATGCTGTTCTTGCGAACCGGGCGGATCTGGGGGTCGCGCTGGATGGTGATGCGGATCGAATCCAGATGGTCGATGCGGAAGGTAACCTCTACGATGGTGATCAATTGCTTTACGCCATCGTCCGAGGCCGTGCGCGTCAGGGCCAGGTTGATGGTGTGGTTGGAACGCTAATGACCAATCTGGCGCTCGAGCACGCCTTGGGAAAAATGAATATTCCGTTTGCGCGAGCTGCGGTGGGCGATCGGTATGTGGTTGAAATGCTCAACACAAAAGGCTGGTTGTTCGGCGGTGAGAATTCGGGGCATATCCTCGTCCTTGATCGTCATAGTACAGGGGATGGGCTGGTTGCTGCATTGCAGGTTCTCGCCGCCATGCGGCAGTCAGGTGAGGATTTGAAATCACTGCTTGGCGGATTGAGTCTCTATCCGCAAAAATTGATCAATGTGCCAGTCAGCAAAGGGTTTTCATGGAAGGAAGATCCTGAAATCATGGCTGGTTTAGCGATGGTTGAGTCTGAGATTTCAGGGCGAGGAAGGGTTTTGCTTCGTGCATCAGGGACCGAGCCTTTGCTGAGAGTGATGGTGGAGGGCGATGATGCTGTGTTGGTCCAGTCCGCTGCCGAGAAGCTGGCTGAGATAGTCCGGCGGGCAGCGCACTAG